One genomic segment of Gammaproteobacteria bacterium includes these proteins:
- a CDS encoding phytanoyl-CoA dioxygenase family protein has protein sequence MVENRSQLKSSYDEQGYFVIKNYFNPSELTALRNVILKFHQLWKSDNREFYQEDAFNSSLITGSRYLEPDDRVKLFNFISSKKIMAVVDSVIPTKPAFMNTQLFFNPFNQQQNSFWHRDCQYDYEIAGQKKAIEETQVLHLRVPLFDELGMELIPGTHKRWDSDEELAVRLEEKGRDSNESLAGGKEINLAAGDLLVFSADMIHRGLYGLDRLALDILIFDPTGNFADYVDDDCLPDDSMLDKIDDPRLFVNTLALKSLA, from the coding sequence ATGGTAGAAAATCGTAGTCAATTAAAGAGTAGTTATGACGAGCAAGGTTACTTTGTCATTAAAAATTACTTTAATCCGTCTGAACTTACAGCGCTGAGAAATGTAATATTAAAATTTCATCAGTTATGGAAAAGCGATAATCGAGAATTTTATCAAGAAGACGCGTTCAATTCATCGTTAATTACCGGTAGCAGGTACTTAGAACCTGACGATAGGGTTAAGCTGTTTAACTTTATCAGTTCTAAAAAAATAATGGCAGTGGTCGATTCGGTGATCCCAACTAAGCCAGCTTTTATGAATACTCAATTATTCTTTAACCCGTTTAATCAACAACAAAACAGCTTTTGGCATCGAGACTGTCAATATGATTATGAGATTGCAGGGCAAAAAAAAGCGATTGAGGAAACCCAAGTTTTGCATTTGCGGGTCCCTTTGTTTGATGAACTCGGCATGGAACTAATTCCTGGTACGCATAAGCGCTGGGATAGTGATGAAGAACTAGCGGTGCGCCTAGAAGAAAAGGGCAGAGACAGTAATGAAAGTCTCGCTGGTGGTAAAGAAATTAACTTAGCCGCCGGTGATTTGTTAGTTTTTTCGGCTGATATGATCCATCGTGGTTTATATGGCTTAGACAGATTAGCGCTTGATATCTTAATTTTTGATCCCACAGGTAATTTTGCTGATTATGTTGACGACGATTGCCTACCGGATGACTCGATGTTAGATAAAATTGACGATCCAAGGTTATTTGTTAATACACTCGCGTTAAAGTCGCTGGCTTGA